The following are encoded in a window of Candidatus Dormiibacterota bacterium genomic DNA:
- a CDS encoding DsbA family protein, translated as MAEPIRFHLDPLCPWCYQTSRWVRRLEALGEVSVDWAVFSLAIGNRGDEGRAATDTGAAPALRTLVLVRAERGTAAAGRFYAALGAAVHERGARVDDPEVLTAALREAALDEALLDRALGDPATWRQVQDEHDAMVARHKGFGVPTIVLDGGEGAAIFGPVIAEVPEDGEAVELWRHVRWLAAYENFAELKRNRVTLPDLASVRRARAAA; from the coding sequence ATGGCCGAGCCCATCCGCTTCCACCTCGACCCCCTCTGCCCCTGGTGCTACCAGACCTCGCGCTGGGTGCGCCGGCTGGAGGCGCTCGGCGAGGTCTCGGTGGACTGGGCGGTCTTCTCGCTCGCGATCGGCAACCGGGGCGACGAGGGCCGCGCCGCCACCGACACCGGGGCCGCGCCGGCGCTGCGCACCCTCGTGCTGGTCCGCGCCGAGCGGGGGACGGCGGCCGCCGGCCGTTTCTACGCCGCCCTCGGAGCCGCGGTCCACGAGCGCGGCGCGCGGGTCGACGACCCCGAGGTGCTCACCGCCGCGCTCCGCGAGGCGGCCCTCGACGAGGCGCTGCTCGACCGGGCGCTCGGCGACCCCGCCACCTGGCGGCAGGTGCAGGACGAGCACGACGCCATGGTCGCCCGCCACAAGGGGTTCGGGGTGCCGACCATCGTCCTCGACGGCGGCGAGGGGGCGGCGATCTTCGGCCCGGTCATCGCCGAGGTCCCCGAGGACGGTGAGGCGGTCGAGCTCTGGCGCCACGTCCGCTGGCTGGCGGCCTACGAGAACTTCGCCGAGCTGAAGCGCAACCGCGTCACCCTGCCGGACCTCGCGAGCGTGCGCCGCGCCAGGGCCGCCGCCTGA
- a CDS encoding NAD(P)(+) transhydrogenase (Re/Si-specific) subunit beta — MTGNPAPWVTLTYIVTAMLFVFAIKRLRTVGGARTGNRLAAVGMLIALAVILQQAGFDNWLLIFPPIVVGAVIGTVAARRVRMTAMPQMVAVFNGMGAGAAALIAADEFRRLDAAGSVPRLDAITILLSCMIGSIGFAGSMVAFGKLQELISGKPLVYPLQKPINAAILATILVLGGIIIAREGGLGLFIVFAALSFILGPLFVLPIGGADMPVVISLLNSFTGVAAAITGFVLDNQVLVVSGALVGASGMVLTQLMSKAMNRPLSNILFGAFGGGPAGAAGASAEMAGEVRSATIEDVVALFELAREVVIVPGYGLAVARAQHDVKRLADQLEARGIAVKYAIHPVAGRMPGHMNVLLAEANVPYSQLYDMDAINDEFSQADVAVVIGANDVVNPAARNDPGSPIHGMPILNVDEAANVVVLKRSMNPGFAGIENQLFYNPKTVMLFGDAQKSVSELVTELKEAS, encoded by the coding sequence ATGACCGGCAACCCCGCCCCCTGGGTCACCCTCACCTACATCGTCACGGCGATGCTGTTCGTCTTCGCCATCAAGCGGCTCCGCACCGTCGGCGGCGCCCGCACCGGCAACCGCCTGGCGGCGGTCGGCATGCTGATCGCGCTGGCCGTGATCCTGCAGCAGGCGGGCTTCGACAACTGGCTGCTGATCTTCCCGCCGATCGTGGTGGGCGCGGTCATCGGCACCGTCGCCGCCCGGCGGGTGCGGATGACCGCGATGCCCCAGATGGTGGCGGTCTTCAACGGGATGGGCGCCGGCGCCGCGGCGCTGATCGCCGCCGACGAGTTCCGGCGCCTCGACGCCGCGGGGAGCGTGCCCCGCCTCGACGCGATCACCATCCTGCTCAGCTGCATGATCGGCTCGATCGGCTTCGCCGGCAGCATGGTCGCCTTCGGGAAGCTGCAGGAGCTGATCAGCGGGAAGCCGCTGGTCTACCCGCTGCAGAAGCCGATCAACGCCGCCATCCTCGCCACCATCCTGGTCCTCGGCGGGATCATCATCGCCAGGGAGGGCGGCCTCGGGCTCTTCATCGTCTTCGCCGCGCTGAGCTTCATCCTCGGCCCGCTGTTCGTGCTCCCCATCGGCGGCGCGGACATGCCGGTGGTGATCTCCCTGCTCAACAGCTTCACCGGGGTCGCCGCGGCGATCACCGGCTTCGTCCTCGACAACCAGGTGCTGGTGGTCAGCGGGGCCCTGGTCGGCGCCTCCGGCATGGTGCTCACCCAGCTGATGAGCAAGGCGATGAACCGCCCGCTGAGCAACATCCTCTTCGGTGCCTTCGGCGGCGGCCCGGCGGGGGCGGCCGGCGCCTCGGCGGAGATGGCCGGCGAGGTGCGGAGCGCCACCATCGAGGACGTCGTCGCCCTCTTCGAGCTGGCCCGCGAGGTGGTGATCGTCCCCGGCTACGGCCTCGCCGTCGCCCGCGCGCAGCACGACGTCAAGCGGCTCGCCGACCAGCTCGAGGCGCGCGGCATCGCGGTGAAGTACGCCATCCATCCGGTCGCGGGGCGGATGCCCGGGCACATGAACGTGCTCCTCGCCGAGGCCAACGTGCCCTACTCGCAGCTCTACGACATGGACGCCATCAACGACGAGTTCAGCCAGGCCGACGTCGCCGTGGTGATCGGCGCCAACGACGTCGTCAACCCGGCGGCCCGGAACGACCCGGGCAGCCCCATCCACGGCATGCCCATCCTCAACGTCGACGAGGCGGCCAACGTGGTGGTGCTGAAGCGGTCGATGAACCCCGGTTTCGCCGGCATCGAGAACCAGCTCTTCTACAACCCGAAGACGGTGATGCTCTTCGGCGATGCGCAGAAGTCGGTCTCCGAGCTGGTGACGGAGCTCAAGGAGGCGAGCTGA
- a CDS encoding MFS transporter, with protein MARKIAGFDREHPSYRWVVLSNTTLGVMMATINSSIVIISLPAIFRGIHLDPLAPGNVGYLLWILMAYLLVTAVLVVSLGRLGDIRGRVRIYNAGFAVFTAGSVALALDPLVGGGGALWLIVWRVVQGVGGAMLMANSTAIVTDAFPSTQRGLALGINQVAALAGSFIGLVGGGLLSEWSWRAVFFVSVPVGVAGTVWAYHSLHELGQRVRGRLDWAGNITFAVGLTALLGAITYGIQPYGGSAEGWGNPLVIAGLAGGAVLLAAFAAIEVRHREPMVNLRLFRIRAFAAGNAAVLLASIARGGLQFMLIIWLQGIWLPLHGYDFVVTPLWAGIYLLPLTIGFLVAGPLSGHLSDRLGARAFASGGLLLTAVSFAGLLLLPVNFDYRVFALLLALNGIGSGLFAAPNTTAIMNAVPAHQRGSASGVVATFQNAGMTLSIGVFFSLMVAGLAGSLPAAMHGGLVAQHVPEATATQVAGLPPVGSLFAAFLGYNPVASLLGPHVLAALPASNAATLTGPEFFPHLISAPFHSGLVIVFGLAIAMSVVGALTSLLRGTRFVHDTARASDPATPVSNVA; from the coding sequence ATGGCAAGGAAAATCGCCGGCTTCGACCGCGAGCACCCGTCGTACCGCTGGGTCGTCCTCTCCAACACCACCCTCGGGGTGATGATGGCGACGATCAACAGCTCGATCGTGATCATCTCGCTGCCGGCGATCTTCCGCGGCATCCACCTCGACCCGCTCGCCCCCGGCAACGTCGGCTACCTGCTCTGGATCCTGATGGCCTACCTGCTCGTCACCGCGGTGCTGGTGGTCTCGCTGGGACGCCTCGGCGACATCCGCGGGCGGGTGCGCATCTACAACGCCGGCTTCGCCGTGTTCACCGCAGGCTCGGTGGCGCTCGCGCTCGACCCGCTCGTCGGCGGCGGCGGCGCGCTCTGGCTGATCGTGTGGCGGGTGGTCCAGGGGGTGGGCGGGGCGATGCTCATGGCGAACTCGACGGCGATCGTCACCGACGCCTTCCCCAGCACCCAGCGGGGTCTCGCCCTGGGCATCAACCAGGTGGCGGCGCTGGCGGGCTCGTTCATCGGCCTGGTCGGTGGCGGCCTGCTCTCGGAGTGGAGCTGGCGCGCCGTCTTCTTCGTCTCCGTGCCCGTCGGGGTGGCCGGCACGGTGTGGGCATATCACTCGCTGCACGAGCTCGGTCAGCGGGTCCGCGGCCGGCTCGACTGGGCGGGCAACATCACCTTCGCGGTCGGCCTCACCGCGCTGCTCGGCGCCATCACCTACGGCATCCAGCCCTACGGCGGCTCGGCCGAGGGCTGGGGCAACCCGCTGGTGATCGCCGGCCTCGCCGGCGGCGCCGTCCTGCTCGCCGCCTTCGCCGCCATCGAGGTGCGCCACCGCGAGCCGATGGTCAACCTGCGCCTCTTCCGCATCCGCGCCTTCGCCGCCGGCAACGCCGCGGTGCTGCTGGCGTCGATCGCCCGCGGCGGGCTGCAGTTCATGCTGATCATCTGGCTGCAGGGGATCTGGCTGCCGCTGCACGGCTACGACTTCGTCGTGACCCCGCTGTGGGCGGGCATCTACCTGCTGCCGCTGACGATCGGCTTCCTCGTCGCCGGGCCGCTGTCCGGGCACCTCTCCGACCGCCTCGGCGCGCGCGCCTTCGCCAGCGGCGGACTGCTGCTCACCGCGGTGTCCTTCGCCGGGCTGCTGCTGCTGCCCGTGAACTTCGACTACCGGGTCTTCGCGCTGCTGCTCGCGCTCAACGGCATCGGCTCCGGCCTCTTCGCCGCGCCCAACACCACCGCGATCATGAACGCGGTGCCCGCCCACCAGCGGGGCAGCGCGTCGGGGGTGGTCGCCACCTTCCAGAACGCGGGCATGACCCTCTCCATCGGCGTCTTCTTCTCGCTGATGGTCGCCGGCCTCGCCGGCTCGCTGCCCGCGGCGATGCACGGCGGGCTGGTCGCGCAGCACGTCCCCGAGGCCACCGCGACCCAGGTCGCCGGCCTGCCACCGGTGGGCAGCCTCTTCGCCGCGTTCCTCGGCTACAACCCGGTGGCCAGCCTGCTCGGCCCCCACGTGCTCGCCGCCCTGCCGGCGTCGAACGCCGCGACCCTCACCGGGCCCGAGTTCTTCCCCCACCTGATCAGCGCCCCGTTCCACTCCGGGCTGGTGATCGTCTTCGGCCTGGCGATCGCGATGTCGGTGGTGGGCGCGCTGACCTCGCTGCTGCGCGGGACGCGGTTCGTGCACGACACCGCCCGCGCGAGTGATCCGGCCACACCTGTCTCGAACGTCGCGTAG
- a CDS encoding SRPBCC family protein, whose protein sequence is MKIESSFTVTAPPDQVFAYLLDVNQVVGCLPGAELSEVVDSQTFKGKLKIKVGAVQVAYQGTAHIVDMVEDEGSATVTIRGEGREIGGQGSVRANLVLGVATTPDGGSTVSLSADLTVTGRVAQFGRGVIEDVSRRMMGQMGECIGARLQAAPAAG, encoded by the coding sequence ATGAAGATCGAGAGCTCGTTCACCGTGACCGCACCCCCCGACCAGGTCTTCGCCTACCTGCTCGACGTCAACCAGGTGGTGGGCTGCCTGCCCGGGGCGGAGCTCTCCGAGGTCGTCGACTCCCAGACCTTCAAGGGGAAGCTGAAGATCAAGGTGGGCGCGGTCCAGGTCGCCTACCAGGGCACCGCGCACATCGTGGACATGGTCGAGGACGAGGGCTCCGCCACCGTGACCATCAGGGGCGAGGGCCGTGAGATCGGCGGCCAGGGCTCGGTCCGCGCCAACCTCGTGCTCGGCGTGGCCACCACCCCCGACGGCGGCTCGACGGTCAGCCTCTCCGCCGACCTCACCGTGACCGGTCGGGTCGCCCAGTTCGGCCGCGGCGTCATCGAGGACGTCTCCCGGCGGATGATGGGGCAGATGGGCGAGTGCATCGGCGCCCGGCTGCAGGCGGCTCCCGCCGCCGGCTGA
- a CDS encoding response regulator transcription factor: MIRVVIVDDHEMVREGLRTILQSEPDLEVVGDTGLGGAVPDLVERTEPDIVLLDARLPDIGGPEVCRRLRASHPTVRVIIVTTFSDDDLVDECIRAGARGFVVKDVEKFSLKQSVRAVHRGEGAIAPAIAGRILDRIRVQTAVAEPPQPSFTPAQTQILRLISEGFSNREIAAQVHLSENTVKSHVQEIFHRLEVRNRVEAAIRATKDGLI; the protein is encoded by the coding sequence GTGATCCGGGTCGTGATCGTCGACGACCACGAGATGGTCCGCGAGGGGCTGCGGACCATCCTCCAGTCGGAGCCCGACCTCGAGGTCGTCGGCGACACCGGCCTGGGCGGCGCCGTGCCCGACCTGGTCGAGCGCACCGAGCCGGACATCGTGCTCCTCGACGCCCGCCTCCCCGACATCGGCGGGCCCGAGGTCTGCCGCCGGCTGCGCGCCTCCCACCCCACGGTGCGGGTCATCATCGTGACCACGTTCTCCGACGACGACCTCGTCGACGAGTGCATCCGCGCCGGCGCGCGCGGCTTCGTGGTCAAGGACGTCGAGAAGTTCAGCCTCAAGCAGAGCGTGCGCGCGGTGCACCGGGGCGAGGGCGCGATCGCACCGGCGATCGCGGGGCGGATCCTCGACCGCATCCGGGTGCAGACCGCCGTCGCCGAGCCGCCCCAGCCGTCATTCACGCCGGCGCAGACTCAGATCCTGCGGCTGATCAGCGAGGGATTCTCCAACCGCGAGATCGCCGCCCAGGTGCACCTCAGCGAGAACACGGTGAAGTCGCACGTGCAGGAGATCTTCCACCGCCTCGAGGTGCGAAACCGGGTGGAGGCGGCGATCCGCGCCACCAAGGACGGCCTCATCTAG
- a CDS encoding CoA-binding protein, protein MGRSPREILEHATTIAVVGASRDPEKAAGSVPLAMRAHGFRIIPVNPHADELFGEPVHRRLADITEHVDIVDVFRPAGEAAVVAAEAVAIGAGAVWLQQGIVSEEARRIATEAGVDYVEDLCIAVARALNRVERPR, encoded by the coding sequence ATGGGTCGCAGCCCCCGCGAGATCCTGGAGCACGCCACGACCATCGCCGTGGTCGGCGCCTCGCGCGACCCCGAGAAGGCGGCGGGCTCGGTGCCGCTGGCGATGCGGGCACACGGCTTCCGGATCATCCCGGTGAACCCCCACGCCGACGAGCTCTTCGGCGAGCCCGTCCACCGCCGGCTCGCCGACATCACCGAGCACGTCGACATCGTCGACGTCTTCCGTCCCGCCGGCGAGGCCGCGGTGGTCGCCGCCGAGGCGGTGGCGATCGGCGCCGGGGCGGTGTGGCTCCAGCAGGGCATCGTGTCCGAGGAGGCACGCCGGATCGCCACGGAGGCCGGCGTCGACTACGTCGAGGACCTGTGCATCGCCGTCGCCCGCGCCCTCAACCGGGTCGAGCGCCCCCGCTGA
- a CDS encoding GAF domain-containing protein, with protein sequence MEIGLILREQLESLHSISLEIAALRELSEVQDRALGYCLELTESEFGFIGLLTEQRDHLDVAAIKGFAPSDPRFYERFRLIPVRPSVFGVTITEERSHISNDVVSDPFHVGQPRGHPPTGTFLGVPLRVGTTVIGMIGVANKAGGYVADDERLLSTFANQVAVAIDNARLYERQRVMIEGLEQLHRRLGEAERTQVLAQERDRIAAGLHDHIEQGIFTIGLQLSSLLEGEVEPAMAARLHDIRQLAGRTSESVREVIFALARPGLTSADLTTSVRRLLRETSQAHELETDLVVSGDPTTAVATVAPTLLAVLREALANVARHAHARMVLVSLRYAPDRVDVVIQDDGAGAPELVLHSYRQSHLHFGLRHMREQIVERGGSFHVSNGEESGLSVRVSLPLREQAG encoded by the coding sequence GTGGAAATCGGGCTGATCCTCCGCGAGCAGCTCGAGTCGCTGCACTCCATCTCGCTGGAGATCGCGGCCCTCCGCGAGCTCTCCGAGGTGCAGGACCGGGCGCTGGGCTACTGCCTCGAGCTGACCGAGTCGGAGTTCGGGTTCATCGGGCTGCTCACCGAGCAGCGCGACCACCTCGACGTCGCCGCAATCAAGGGGTTCGCCCCCTCCGACCCCCGCTTCTACGAGCGCTTCCGGCTGATCCCGGTGCGGCCCAGCGTCTTCGGCGTCACCATCACCGAGGAGCGCTCGCACATCTCCAACGACGTGGTCAGCGACCCCTTCCACGTCGGCCAGCCCCGCGGCCACCCGCCGACCGGCACCTTCCTCGGGGTTCCGCTGCGGGTGGGCACCACCGTGATCGGGATGATCGGCGTCGCCAACAAGGCGGGCGGCTACGTCGCCGACGACGAGCGGCTGCTCTCCACCTTCGCCAACCAGGTGGCGGTGGCGATCGACAACGCCCGGCTCTACGAGCGCCAGCGGGTGATGATCGAGGGCCTCGAGCAGCTCCACCGCCGTCTCGGCGAGGCCGAGCGCACCCAGGTGCTCGCCCAGGAGCGGGACCGCATCGCCGCCGGCCTCCACGACCACATCGAGCAGGGCATCTTCACCATCGGCCTCCAGCTCAGCTCGCTGCTGGAGGGCGAGGTCGAGCCCGCGATGGCCGCCCGCCTCCACGACATCCGACAGCTCGCCGGCCGCACCTCCGAGTCGGTGCGCGAGGTGATCTTCGCCCTGGCCCGCCCCGGCCTCACCAGCGCCGACCTCACCACGTCGGTGCGGCGGCTGCTGCGCGAGACCTCCCAGGCTCACGAGCTGGAGACCGACCTGGTGGTGAGCGGCGATCCCACGACCGCGGTCGCCACGGTGGCGCCCACCCTGCTCGCGGTGCTCCGGGAGGCGCTCGCCAACGTCGCCCGCCACGCCCACGCGCGGATGGTGCTGGTGAGCCTGCGCTACGCGCCCGACCGTGTCGACGTGGTCATCCAGGACGACGGCGCCGGCGCCCCCGAGCTGGTGCTGCACAGCTACCGTCAGAGCCACCTCCATTTCGGCCTGCGTCACATGCGCGAGCAGATCGTCGAGCGGGGCGGCAGCTTCCACGTCTCCAACGGTGAGGAGAGCGGCCTGTCGGTGCGGGTGAGCCTGCCGCTGCGGGAGCAGGCCGGGTGA
- a CDS encoding NAD(P) transhydrogenase subunit alpha encodes MHGISGQALAIDCFVFALAVFVGFELITKVPAILHTPLMSATNAIHGIVLVGAIVVAAVAHDAGSDVIAVLAVFLGTLNVAGGFVVTDRMLEMFKPRTTQPTAPDRDRAV; translated from the coding sequence ATGCACGGGATCAGCGGCCAGGCGCTCGCCATCGACTGCTTCGTCTTCGCCCTGGCGGTGTTCGTCGGCTTCGAGCTGATCACCAAGGTGCCCGCCATCCTCCACACCCCGCTGATGTCGGCCACCAACGCCATCCACGGCATCGTCCTGGTCGGGGCGATCGTGGTCGCGGCGGTCGCCCACGACGCCGGCTCCGACGTCATCGCCGTGCTGGCCGTCTTCCTCGGCACCCTCAACGTGGCCGGCGGCTTCGTGGTCACCGACCGCATGCTCGAGATGTTCAAGCCGAGGACGACGCAGCCCACCGCGCCGGACAGGGACAGGGCGGTATGA
- a CDS encoding SDR family oxidoreductase, producing the protein MLVTGAGQGLGREIGLAFAREGAHVAFHHRTSAAGAAAAVEEARALGVRTMAVGADLRSDAEVAAMVEGVEAELGPVDVLVNNAAAGTRQPFLESTPEDWAPQVDVIVTGTIRVTQAVTRRMAERGGGVVVSLMGDSGRVGESGLSVLAATRASTMALTKSLARELARHGIRANCVSIALVRTDSLAAHAGGEDEERMRRILAQYPLRRLGRPEDVTPMVLLLASPLSGWITGQVISVNGGYAMV; encoded by the coding sequence GTGCTGGTGACCGGCGCCGGGCAGGGGCTGGGACGGGAGATCGGCCTCGCCTTCGCCCGCGAGGGCGCGCACGTCGCCTTCCACCACCGCACCTCCGCGGCGGGAGCCGCGGCCGCGGTCGAGGAGGCGCGGGCGCTCGGGGTGCGGACGATGGCGGTCGGCGCCGACCTGCGCAGCGACGCGGAGGTGGCGGCGATGGTCGAGGGCGTCGAGGCCGAACTGGGCCCGGTCGACGTGCTCGTCAACAACGCCGCCGCGGGCACCCGCCAGCCGTTCCTCGAGAGCACCCCCGAGGACTGGGCGCCGCAGGTCGACGTCATCGTCACCGGCACCATCCGCGTCACCCAGGCGGTGACCCGGCGGATGGCGGAGCGCGGTGGCGGGGTCGTCGTCAGCCTGATGGGCGATTCCGGCCGGGTGGGGGAGTCGGGGCTGAGCGTGCTCGCCGCCACCCGCGCCTCGACGATGGCGCTGACCAAGTCGCTCGCCCGCGAGCTGGCGCGGCACGGCATCCGTGCCAACTGCGTGTCGATCGCCCTGGTGCGCACCGACAGCCTCGCCGCCCACGCCGGCGGCGAGGACGAGGAGCGGATGCGCCGCATCCTCGCCCAGTACCCGCTGCGCCGGCTCGGACGGCCCGAGGACGTCACCCCGATGGTGCTGCTGCTCGCCTCGCCGCTCTCCGGGTGGATCACCGGCCAGGTGATCTCGGTGAACGGCGGTTACGCGATGGTCTGA